A window from Calliopsis andreniformis isolate RMS-2024a chromosome 7, iyCalAndr_principal, whole genome shotgun sequence encodes these proteins:
- the Mi gene encoding cyclin E-interacting protein minus, translating to MACCYFNRDGSLTAEKELPNISSPEMFDSDNENDKNNETLTNEEIKTTIDSPVKPSQADLIAKSDNNLLARINKFLSGVPPPPKHTICRTDCAELLLRIYENHHLFWMPCVLPGKPLQQNVNQESPEQQKENISTNNSYQCTKSTSRNLSIAFDACDPQYTSDVSDNLGTTDKKNNICSDNFKIKQIVPSDQKNVLNTNKSTVKVLDTEQMQEQVQKNVVEQAPPMSRPEQSLIHHNIDEKEAVVLTWPEAYSHKFYGIHYNRNRAVEEFENLTIKLCERYIGAETQSTCTVWFSKHAPGSAKKRNLLAKRENGQSPGKRLNHLTKRRRAFSSANLQGLTLNNKKLLVLNIKKPTVKKGKSPRGKSPRGKSPRGTPRSSTKKRVARRLVLDGSSPLKSKIETSKRALFQSPPDRAGPSKLLTTGTDLQNIKRALFTQKTKESDSEDAQKVTVEESRKRKSEEELEGPRYKWAKSLSFDCSHELHNNTVAMWDRHSSSNIIEKGKVPEGRNELSDAHRKKLLWAVAEALRSKGIGMTHPQFKQYATNLARTIKKFMPDLENRNIPRKPGSTSDRMLKLAKHHVLFVIDARPTD from the exons ATGGCTTGCTGTTATTTCAACAGAGATGGAAGTCTCACAGCTGAGAAAGAACTTCCAAACATCTCAAGTCCAGAGATGTTTGATAGTGACAATGAAAATGATAAAAACAATGAAACACTAACAAATGAAGAAATTAAAACAACAATAGATAGTCCAGTAAAACCTTCTCAAGCTGACTTAATTGCTAAATCTGACAATAATTTATTAGCTAGAATCAATAAATTTTTAAGTGGTGTACCTCCACCACCTAAACACACCATTTGTAGAACTGACTGTGCAGAATTGCTATTACGTATTTATGAAAATCATCATCTTTTCTGGATGCCTTGTGTATTACCAGGAAAACCATTACAACAAAATGTAAATCAGGAATCACCGGAGCAGCAAAaggagaatataagtacaaataatTCTTATCAGTGCACCAAAAGCACATCCAGAAATTTATCTATTGCTTTTGATGCTTgtgatccacaatatacaagtgATGTTAGTGATAATCTAGGTACAACAGATAAGAAGAATAACATTTGCAGtgataattttaaaataaaacaaatagttCCTAGTGATCAAAAGAATGTACTTAATACTAATAAAAGTAcagtgaaagttttggacacTGAACAAATGCAAGAACAAGTGCAGAAAAATGTAGTAGAACAAGCGCCACCAATGTCTAGACCAGAACAGTCTCTTATTCATCACAACATTGATGAAAAAGAAGCTGTTGTTTTAACATGGCCTGAAGCGTATTCTCACAAATTTTATGGAATACA CTATAACAGAAATAGAGCAGTTGAAGAGTTTGAGAATCTTACAATAAAATTATGTGAGAGATATATAGGAGCTGAAACTCAATCTACTTGTACTGTATGGTTTTCCAAACATGCGCCAGGAAGCGCTAAAAAACGAAACCTTTTAGCTAAACGCGAGAATGGTCAAAGTCCAGGGAAGAGATTAAATCATTTAACAAAAAGACGAAGAGCTTTTTCCAGCGCAAATTTGCAAGGATTAACGCTTAATAATAAAAAACTACTGGTGTTAAATATCAA GAAACCCACTGTTAAAAAAGGTAAAAGTCCAAGGGGGAAAAGCCCACGGGGTAAAAGTCCTAGAGGAACTCCTCGGAGCTCGACGAAGAAGAGAGTAGCTCGAAGGCTTGTTTTAGATGGTTCTAGTCCCTTAAAATCGAAAATAGAAACATCGAAACGTGCTCTCTTTCAAAGTCCTCCTGATCGAGCTGGGCCAAGTAAATTACTTACAACTGGTACAGACCTCCAGAATATTAAACGCGCACTATTTACCCAAAAGACGAAAGAAAGTGACTCTGAAGACGCTCAAAAAGTAACTGTGGAAGAATCGAGGAAAAGAAAAAGCGAGGAAGAGTTAGAAGGACCACGATATAAATGGGCAAAAAGTTTGTCTTTCGATTGCTCGCACGAATTACATAATAACACGGTAGCTATGTGGGATAGACACTCATCTAGTAACATAATTGAAAAGGGTAAAGTACCTGAAGGAAGAAATGAACTCAGCGACGCGCATAGAAAG AAATTATTATGGGCAGTAGCTGAAGCATTACGAAGTAAAGGAATTGGCATGACTCACCCACAATTCAAGCAGTATGCTACAAACTTAGCGCGAACTATCAAGAAATTTATGCCTGATCTTGAGAACAGAAATATTCCTAGGAAACCAGGTAGTACTAGCGATCGAATGTTGAAACTAGCGAAACATCACGTTTTATTTGTAATCGATGCAAGACCAACAGACTGA